Genomic DNA from Salvia miltiorrhiza cultivar Shanhuang (shh) chromosome 1, IMPLAD_Smil_shh, whole genome shotgun sequence:
TCATGGTACGCTGTTGGCGGGGTGGTACCTTTGTCTGAGGACGAAGTACCCTAGGGGGCAACCCTCTGAACGGTGCCCGATCTTGGTTCCtgttgctctgctctggcgcggccTCGGCCCTTCTGGCCTTATGCTTATCATTTTCTGCCTTTCGTTCCGTTCGGGCATCTTCTAATTGCAAATACCCTGGTAATCTTGACATGATGTCATCAAAGTCTCTGGCCGGCCTGATCTGTAACTCGTCAAAGAAAAGCCCGAGCTTCAACCCTCTGACGTATGCGCAGTTTTTTATTTGTGACTCTGCCTCTGgaacctccagagcagcgagattaaATCGGGCGCTGTACTCCCGCAGCGTTTCATGTTGGTCCTGTTTTATATCCATCAGAGAGATGGCTGACTTTCCCACCCTTCGCGAGCTCGCGAACTGTCTGATGAACCGTGTTTGAAGGCCCTAAAAAGAGTGAATAGAGTTTGGGGCCAATGTTCTGAACCATAACTGGGCGGGTCCAGACAAAGTAGTATAAAATatacggcacttgatgccctctgAATACATGTGTAACGTGACTAGCCCTTCGAATCGACTAGGTGCACTTCGGGGTCAGTGGTACCGTCGTAGTCAAGTGAAATAGGTTTGTATCTCCTTGGCAAGGTATCCGCCAAGATATCAGCAGAGAAAGGGCTCCGACTAGTGGTGGTTTTGATCTTTGATATCTTGGCACGCTTTTCATCCCTGTATCTCACATGTTCCTTCCTGTCTCTTGGTGAGTCATGAGCGTGATGGCGTTTGCGGTTCTTGTGCCCCTGCTTGCCAGAGGTGTACTCTTGTTCTCGTTCCTCTGACCTTTCAGTCCGACGGGACTTCTCTGACCGgtatgacttctctgctctgcgaGATCTCTCTGACCTCTGTGATTTTTCAACCCTCTGAGACTTCTCCCTCAGAGTATCCTCCAGATCTCTGAGTTGATTTTTCAGTTGTGACACCTGATTTTTCAGCTTTGCATTTTCCCTTGGTCTTTCCTCTTCGAAAATAGGAGTAGTGGAACGACTATCAGTCTCATCCACCACCTCCTTTCGGACAATGCTACGCAGCACAGTGTGGCTCCCTTCTGGCCTCCTCTCCGGTTCCTTCTCAGCGGGGAATTTCTTTGTTTCTTTCGGTAGTGCGGGTTGTTTACTGGCAAATTGTTCgttcacctccagagcagcgtgAGGTGGGAGTTCAGTGCCCTGCTGGTTGAGCATTCCCAGCAGAGGAGCAGTAGCGGGGACAGTTGGTACGAGCGGAGTTCCcagtgcctgacgcacagcCGCGTAATTCAACAgagccatcatctgctctgccAAAGCGAAGTTCAGTGGCCCACCCCCAGACGTGGGGACCAGGTCTTGTAGCTCAGACCCAGCAGCAACCAGAGCAGACCTCTGGGGGGCGACATTCTGGCCCGATAGCGGTGTGGAGAAAACAGTGCTGACTGGTAGATTGCTTAGCAGAGAAACAGGTATTTCAGTACAGGCGGCAGAGTTGAGCCCGGTGTTGTCAAAGTCCTTCTCAAGGGTGCGGCGAATGTCAGAAGAgtccatggtacctacacatagaaaatatgagaaaaatcCCAATAAAAGACAAATCGATCCACCCCTTGTCAAAGGAATCCTCAACATAAGAAATCCTGAATACTGACGCGAAGGCCATTATGAATTCCCACGCTCTGGCTCAGAGGCCATCCTGAATTCCCGATCAAAATACTTCCatgcactgggaaataaacccagggcacaGATTCATACACGGAGAACGAATAACAGAGATTTTCCCCCGGATTCGGATTCGAATCCGACGGAATAAATAGATTACCAGAGGAACCACCCAGAAACGTGAAAACAAATATAAACAAAGCAACAACCGAGAGATCGTTAGTAGAACACGTTAGATACGGCAGAAAACAAAGATCATACGAGAAAACATGAGAACTGCATACAATTAATATCCTAGCTACAAAATAGACAGATACCACCACCCGATTCTCGATTTTACCCTTCCTCCAAACGTGCACATACGAGAAAGTAACAAAACCCGTGAATCTATAAGTTTTCAGATGGATCGGAGCGGAAAAAGTAGATCTACTGCCCCGAATCCACCTGGATACTCGGATCATCGGACTAATCGGGACCTGCGCACACAAATCTGTCCGCAATTGCAGATCTGCATGCGCAAGCTGAAACTCATGCCTTAGACTCatagctttcccacagacggcgccgaCTGGTGAATCGTAATTAAATGGGTAGTGTCTCAACCGATGTATCATGATCGGATTGTGAATTTTATCTAGTATCGAACGTGAGAATCGAAAGAGAGTCGAGTGGAATTGAAATGCCGAGAAAAAGAGTTTTTTTTATTGAGGAAGTGCGCAAGTGAAAATACATGGTACaagtgcatgggtatttatagaatacactttaggggtaaaatagtaatttcagtCTTGAAAACACATTCCCCGCGTGGTCAGGGGTACCATGGTAATTTTACCTGCCTTCGCTCATTCCTCTGCTCAGAGACAGAGAACCGTGTGTATCGGGGAGTTTTGGATTCCTCTGCGAAcagatgattcctctgctctgacgctTCCcgggtaaaatggtcatttctGCCGTTGACTGTCTGTGAGTGGAGCATTCATCTGACCTCAGCGATTCCTCTGTCCAagcccattcctctgctctgcatatattactcctcatcaggtttcttttgtaatagactcgaactgctcgaactcaagtgttagagttcattttcTAATTTAGTTGCTGttatgaagattgaagactgaagaacgaagtactgaagactgaagactgaagttgccgactgaagcatcagtcgaagaatcagttttgactgattacttaatgcgtgccacgtggaatcagtggactgatactaaagtcgagtatcagttaaacattcttcctcggactgaacctccaacgttcaaaggaagccacgcactccagaagtacagccgcattaaatgcagagatctcaggatcgtcctttctctgcagaggtcattcctctttggtgattaccttttcagagatgtcgcatctcctgctcttcaagatagccgttctcaccaaacaaggaacctcgaagattgaagcctcagcccaagttcaaattactctctaacggaagaaatcttgaagaccttatccgccaacggatctattcaagacttctcctataaatagcgctcgaggatcacttcaatcttcaccggttcaacgacataagctgaaactctgccaaaattgtttctcagctaaagcccagactctccaaagtttgaatcgaagaagagaatcccaaagccaaaaatcactCATTGctaattacataaattctcttagaccttaggcaaacctcgtttatccaaagcctaggtcaaactaactgcaaagaacttgttctttaaagtttagttggcaagtttttaaACCTTCCTTCAACcgactgaatcgagtgtttaTGTTGTAAAAGAGTTCAGAAAGgcgttctgtctccgtgagatcctagtgcccagtgcgtgctaggagtgagaaatccaacaaggtgtgttggtactgaagattggatcttcggttgtttcggttgtgtgcacccgtaagcacatgttcaggtttgcagtgcaccagtaagCACTTGCCGAGTGACGTTGTTGGTCTAATCAACcgactgtggatgtaggaagtgttttccgaaatacgtaaaaatctctgtgttatttacagctttcagtatttactttcttacttgtgctcttcctttcgtaaactgaaaactgattaattgcaaagagaaacttaagactaacaacatgctcaactcacaggctattgcgaaacaaaaagtttttcgctgcgtgtgttatcagtctgactggtCTAttttctgatagtcagtaagatttataacatctctatttatcaaactcgactgaagccttacgtgcatcagttaagttcttttgacttaactgataactccttattgAAGAGCATTCAGTATcaatcgtcaaccctgttttggtcaaaattcttttcagtaaacaggtgtcctagtttgtgtttgaagtttcgtattgatctcttgtaaagatcgaaaatagcctataggtgtattcccccccatacacctatttgagaccctccgaacctaacaacaaacttgctaagcaCCAACTGGTGGAAGGACTACCCCAAATAGTCTTTCAGaaaaagcaagaatgtgaagcatgccaacGAGGAAAGCAAACCAAAGCATCATTTAAATCGAAGACTGGTCACTCTTCTGAGCGCATATTAacactacttcacatggatcttttCGGTCCAGTGTCTCCCTGAAGCTTCAACAATAGAAGATATGGcctagtagttgtggatgactaCTCCCGATATACATGGGTCATATTCTTGTATAGGAAAAGCATGATACTGAAGGAACTACCGAAGCTGATGAAGAGACTAAGTGTTGAAAAATAATTCGACATCATCAGCATAAGATCAGAcagagggactgaattcctcaattcaGTTATCAGAGACTTTTGCGAGAAAAATGAATCAGTCTCATCAAACCTCTACAGCAAGGACTCATTAACAGAACGGAGTGGTGGAGCACCGCAACAGAACTCTCAAAGAAACAACCCGGACTATGCTTGCAGAATATGGGTTACCTTTGAAGTTCTGGGCAGAAGCCATTATGTTGGAAACttgaaatatcctagccctggttttgatgataccaaaactcttagaatttcttttaatagactagaacttttcgaactcaagtgttagagttcatgttcTCTAGTTCGACTGTTGTCCTGAAGTCTGAAGACCGGgggactaaagactgaagactactCAACTGAAGATAGCATGTGAAAAGaaaaagtcaaatactgatgtatTTACTGGATGAGAATCTCACTGAAGAATCAATTATGACTGATTAACTAATGCTGGCCATGtggatttagcggactgatactcaagtcaagtaacaattgacattcttcctcagacttaACCTTTTAAGTTAAAAGAAAGCCACGTACACTCAAAGTACaaccacattaaatgcagattttgaagatcgtcctttcctGCAGAGCATTCATTTTTGGTGAAAACTTTTCAGAGGCACCTTACCTCTGTACCTGAGACGCCGTTCTTCACCAAAATAGGaaccttgaagattgaagcctcagcaaattCAAATCTCTCTCACAACAGATGAATTATTGAAGAGCATCTTTCCAACGGATCTATTAAAGATTTCGCCTATAAATAAAGCTCGGGGAACAtcacaatcttcaccgattcaaatgcTCAAGCTGAACCTCCGCCAAAATCGCAACTCAGCCTTTCACTcccttcaaagtttgaatcgaacaAGAGAATactcaaagccaaaatcagtttaCTGATTACTTACATTCTCTTAGTTTCTTAGGCAATTCTATTTTAACATCCAAAGCCTAAGTCCCCGATTATAGAGAGAatgttctctgtaatctagttggtatttcAAACCCTTTTCAACTGAGTGAAaaaagagtttgagagagttCAAGACAGTGGTCTGAACTTAAGAGTTCTTAGCCCCCGCATGCAAGACGAAGTGTAGTCATTGCAACTGCGAGTTAAAaaggagacgagaagtccaatccagGTTTGTTGGCACTGAAACTGAAAAACTTTGTTTCAGTcgaaggtttgttgtgcacccgtaagcacaagcccagagtgatgGTCAGTGTGTTTAACTGATCATGGACataggaacttgttccgaaccacgtaaaaatcccttattgtttattgctttcagttttactaTTCTTATTTGTGGACAAACTCTTTACTGAACTGAAAACTGATAAATTGCAAAGTGAAATCTTAATTGGACAACGTGTTattcacaaaggctatttcctaagtttattttccgctgctggtgttattagtctaactgataaatctttggacaatcagtaagattcataacactcatctGTTTATAAAATTCTAGACGGAACCCTTACGTGGATTGTCAGTTAAAGCTTTGCGCttaactgaaatcaaaatattgaagttatttcagtaCTAGTCTATAACCTACTTTCAACTAAAGATTTCTTTAACTGTTGACTTCAGTCAaactctttcagtatcagtcgataCTCCTTTAGTTATCTACAaaagaattttgaaaaatagcctacaagtGCATTTCCCTTCCCCCCATATGCCTATTCAGTGACCCTCTGGGACCCAACACGTTAACACTGCATGCTACACTCAAAATCGTTCCTTTCTGACCcaaaagacatggaaaaactccatgcGAAATTTGGAATAACAGGAAGCGATCTATCTCTTACTTTCATGCATTTGGTTCAAGGTGCTAcatccacaacaatgacaaAGAGAAGCTGAGCACTTTCGATAGTAAGGCTGACCAAAGAACCTTTCTTGGTTACTCAGGAATTGAGGAATCTAGCAAAGCCTATCGCGTACTTAATTCTCGGACATTGAAAGTGGAAGTAACACCTCATGTTGTTTTTGATGGGTCTATTGATGATCACAGACAACAGGGAATCAGTGAAGGTTCCAAAATTGATGGGACAATCATCGTTGAAAGGAAAGAAGTGTTGGTGTGGAGTCCAGTTGATGAAGATAATGCTGAAGaacttcagtatcaaaagatcagtccAACAACTGATGATCAATCTTCAGTTCCAACTGAAGGCaacagtcaagggggaactccaccAATTGAAGTTCAGAAAGAAGCTGAAACTAAAATTTAACAAGAGCGCAAAAAGCCAAATGTTCAGCGTTCCCCTACTCCAACTGAAACTGAAGTTCCAACTGAACCTAAGTCCACGACCGCTAGACCACCATCACCACTTGTTCCTGGTGATCCTAAGCCTTCACAAGAAGAAACCAGAAGAAATAAAAGATGGTTTGAAGATCACTCATTAGAAGATATCATTGGCGAACCAACTCATCGTGTGAAGACTCGAAGCTCCAAATGCAACCTTGCCTATGAGATCATCAATGAAACTGAATATTTCAGTTGCTTTCTGGCTCAAACTGAACCAATAGACATTGATGAAGCACTGAACAATCCTGAGTGGATCAatgcaatgcaagaagaactaaATGAATTCAATAGGAATTCAGTATGGGAATTGGTGGATCGACCAAACGATGCAAAAGTCATTGGACTGAAAagaattttcaagaacaagaaggaTGAGGAAGAAAATATAGtcagaaacaaagcaaggctcgTTGCTAAAGGATATAGCCTAGAAGAAGggatcgactacgatgaaacttGAAATTCAAAGTAGTTGTTGCGAGACTAGAGGCTGTCATTGTAAGAAGAAGGGCTCATTGTACCTGTTGCGAGACTAGAGGCTGTCAGATTATTTCTAGCCTATGCTGCACACATGAAATTCAAAGTATATCAAATGGATGTTAAGTGTGCATTTCTGCATGGAGTGTTGActgatgaagtctatgtagaacagcCTTCTGGATTTGAAGTTGCAGGACCTGGCAAAGTATACAAAGTGAAGAAAGCTCTCTATGGACTGAAGCAGGCCCCTTAAGCATGGTATGACACCTTGTCAGAATATCTGCTTGAACAAAGATTCAAGAAGGGATTAGTGGATAGAACTCTATTCACACTAAAGGAAGAAAAAAAGCTTCTACTTGTTCAAATTTACGTGGATGATATAATCTTTGGATCAAGGCCCGAAAGATtatgcaagaagtttgctgaaaTCATGAGTAcaaatttcaaatgtccatgatgggaaaGATGAACTTTTTCTTAGGACTTCAAGTCAAGCAAACTGATGAAGGGATACTGATTAACCAGTCAAAGTACATGAAGAAACTGATCAACAAGTTCGGAGCTCAATATTTGAAGACTGTTAAAATTCCcatgaatacaaactggaagGTGGATCCAGGaaatgaagagaaatcagtgTCATCTACAAAAtatagagaaatcattggatttCTATTATATCTAACTGCTAGTCGCCCAGACATTGCATTTGCAGTTAGTGTTTGTGTCAGATATCAGTCGGATCCAAATGAAGCTCACATGGATGCAGCAAAGAGGATAtcaagatatctcaaaggcataCCAAATATTGAATAGTGGTATCCAACTCAGGACAATCTGAAGCCCCTTTCTGGACTAAGAAAATGAACAAATTAGAGACAATAAGGAGATATTAAGAATAGGTtacaagaataaaaataaactagACGATGAAagtgttaggtccagagggtctcgaataggtgtatggggggggggggggaaatacacctatgggctatttttacaaactcctcaatcagagggatctcagatagagatcaaaacgaaactttacacgcaaacacagactcctgttttactgaaagcagttttgaccaaacagggttgacgactgatactgaaatctcttcagtaaagagttatcagttaagttgctagaacttaactgatgcacgtaaaggcttcagtcgtgtttgctaaaacagagatcataacactcttcctgactatcagaagatagatcagtcagattgatatcatacgcagcggaaattaaacttagttttgcaatagcctcggtggagcacgttgttggtatttaggtttctctttgcagttaatcagtgttcagtttatcaattaaattaacacaagtaagaatgtaaaaactgaaagctgtaaataacacagagacttttacgtggttcggaaaaccctttcctacatctacggttggttgatcagaccaacaatccactctgtAAGTGCTTAATAGGTACACTGCAAACCGAatcgtgtgcttgccgggtgcacataaccgtaccactgaagaaaaccctttttcagtacccacgcttcactcacgtcggatttctcttgctcagcACAACTCGTGCTAAGaattctcactcagagtcagagtaccttcctgaactccgaatcactcaaacactcttttgggagggaggtttgaacgagtgccaactatactacaaagaacaagttctttgaagcaagtttgacctttggcttctgggtaaacagaggtttgcctaaggtctaagagaatatgtgtaatcagcagtgattgattttggctttggaattctcttcttcgattcaagctttggggaggttaagctttaggctgagtagcaatttcggcagagcttcagcttatgtcgttgaatcggtgaaggttgaagtgatcctcgagcgctatttgtaggagaactcttgaatagatccgttggcgtagaacgtcatcaagatttcttctgttggagagcaatttgaatttgggctgagacttcaatcttcgaggttccttgtctgggtggaaacggctctcttgatggacaagagatgtgacgtctccgaaaagtaaccaccagataggaatgacctctgcagagataaggatatcatgagatctctgcatttaatgcggttgtactttgtgagtacgtggcttcctctgaacgttggaagatcagtccgaggaggaatgttcaactgatacttgactttagtatcagtccattgcgcgcattaagtaatcagttcctaactgattcttcaactgatacttcagttggtatctgcagtcttcagtcttcagtccttcgttcttcagtcttcagtcttcgacaccgcaagctaaactataactgaactctaacacttgagttcaaaataattctagtctattacaattacgacctatgaattttggtatcatcaaaacaagggttaggatattccacaaggttcccaacaatttccccctttttgatgatgccaaaaccacacagcagttatagacaacaaaaagactgaactcacagtacaagttctaaaactggggtgaaaacagttcccccttaacaatagaacctaaaaacttgtacttagagttaagaacgaaccagttctaaaacagaacaaggagaagacagaaaaacataatcagagcctggacaaagagtcattgtcttcaggttgagatcaatcagaagttcttttcattaataaaagactgataagccatcagtctaaATTACAATTGGGAATTGGAAAAGAACTATATAGAAGACAACCAAGAGACTCACGGTTTCTGATTATATAGCTTGAAGACTGCTTCCCAGATATATCTGGATGCACTGGAGTCTGGATGCAAATTCCAAATCTTGCATATGGCTCTGAATTCTGTCTTGATTCTGTCTCTGTTGACTCAATTCTTAATCCTTGGTGGAGTCACAATCTTCTTCTGAGGATCAGGAATGCTTGTTCGGTGAATTCTTTGAGCATCTTACATCCTTAGGACCAATGCTCGTTCTGGCAGTTGCAACAGGAAATACATCTAGGCATCATTTCGGTAATCCCTGTTACCTTGGATGTTAGCAAAAACCATCCACTTGGTGTAGCATTCCTTTGTTTTCTCCCACCAGTCGTTCAACTCAGACGGTATCCATTTGTCTGGACGCTCAAACTTTTTCAAATATGATACCATCAGTCCTTCACTGAAGTAGTGTTCGAGCTTTTGACCTTCCTTTAGAGTTGATACGAAATCGAGTTTCGTCTTCTTCAGCTCCGGCTCATTTGAGGAGCTTTCTCTGGCTCTCTTTCTGTTGAGTTCGACTGAGGATATGGTAGGAGCAACCTTTGAGATAATCTCTTCAGCCCTGTTAACGTATGAAGGGATCCGATCCTCTTCCCTTCGGATGCGCTTCAGTAAATCCTCTTCCctctttttggcatcatcgggAGGAAGtcggcttttcagctcttgaagATCATTAAACATCTTCTGAAGAATGGCAGAGTCAGGGGACTCTTGAGGTCGTTGGATTTGCAGTTCCATTTTCGCAAGGCGTGCCAGGATAGGACGTATTGTGTCTGCCACGAGGTATCTGACTTCAGTTGCAGGCATGAACATCTTCAAGAATTCAAGTTCCATTTCCTTGACCTTCTCTTTGAGCTCAAAAAGTTGCGTCTTCGTTTGAATCTGTGTTTCAAGAAACAGATTGCACAAGTCATCGTGATCCTTCTTGATTTTGGGAATACCGTTATTAGGATCAAGCATTTCCTTCTTGTATTTGATAAGAGCAACTTCTTCTGTCATCAACTGATGTTGGAGCTTCTGGATCAAATCGGAATGATGAATCATATCTGCAGTTGCCTGTTCCTGGACTTCTTTGAGTTTCTTCACAAATTTTTCTCCATAGATGTTCTGTCGTTCAAGCTCATGGTGAAGTTACTCGATTTCATATTCTTGATCGGAGATGTGCTCAAGTAGAACAGCCATCGGGTCTTCTACTTTATCAGAAATCAGAATCTGATTCTTGTGCGGTCGGTTGTGTTTCCAGATAGTAAGACGCTCGTCAGTTTCTTCGTCTGAATCGAATAGAACAGGTCCTGATGGGCGAGGAAGCTCAACTTGTTCTATTGGAATTTCTGGATCGACAGAAGAGATCCTTGCTTGTTGATCGTAAGATGAAGCTTTTGAGGTGGATGCCTTGGCCGTGCTTGGTGGAACAGAGCATTCAGCTCTTTCTTCAGCAGGAGGCTGAGAACTCGTCTGCTCTTGACTGATGGTGATGCCTTCAAGAGGAGTAGGCTCATCATTGTTCACGAGGGGTGATGTTGAGGACTGAGGAGACTTGGTGAAGTCCTCGACTCGTCCTTCAGAGGCTGGGGGATCAGCATTGTCAGCTGATCTCAGTTCTGCTGCGGGCGAAGAGCAGAGAGGTGCATTTGTTTCAATGACATCGGGTTGAATTTCTTCAGCAGAGATTGTTGGAGGAGTTGATGGCAAATTCAGCTGACTGTCGAGATCAGTCATCAACTGTTCAGAGGTGGTAGGATCAGCTGCAGATTCCACCGGTGGAGCAGTGTCGCATGCTGGAGAGCTGAGTAAATCAGCTACTGGTTCAGAAATGAAGGGTTCTTCAGATGCCTTCAAAGTTCCAGCATCGTTATTGAATGAGATGAGTCGTCTGAACTGTTTGGAAGAATTCAGATAATTCATGGCGAATCTGTCAAAGCCATGAATTACATCCCAAAATTTCTCaatttgaaagaggctgatCAGGGACGCCTCTTCCATTTCGAATGAGTCTTCGACTTCAGTGCTTTGAAGACTGTTGATCCGCGGGCAGGGTGCTGTCTTCAGGAGGGTATacgtgagaagtctatgaaggttcCGGTAGATTCTAATGACGTATCGAAGTCACCAAGTAGACAACAGAGGTGATTTGTAGCATCTCGTTGAACTTCAGACTGAAGTTCAACGGCTTCCTGAGTCCCTTTTGAAAGAAAGGTGGGAGCTGGTTCTGGGAAAACTTCCAAGACAGCTTTACCTTTGGATCTTGGAGAAGATTTCCAAGGTATCTCGCTTGGTCTTCTGGAGGATTTTTGGGGGAGAATGGAACGGAATTGGCGGGGCACATTCGAGTGAGCAGGAGGATTTGATGGAGGTGAATCAGGGCCATCAGACGCAGATGATTGGGGAGAAGAGATATCTATTACCTTCGTCTTCGGAGAAGGTTTGGGTTCTTTTCTTGCCGGTTTGAAAAGACGAAGACTGTCTGTGAAGTCAATCATCTTTGACCATCGCACAAAGCTGTGCTCCTTCGTTCCTTGGATGATAATCTAGGAGACCCTGTTCCCTTGTCGAACCATTGTTGTCGGCCTCGTGTTGTGGGCTTCGTTGTAGAGAAGCTTCAgataagcttcttcccagttgtaGGATTCGTTCTTCAGAAGAGCTGCCATAacattcttctgaggttgagaAGCTTTGTCAGGAGTTCCGGTTGCACCTATCCAACATTTCTGGATTATCTTGCCCAACATGGCATACTCTGGATGAAGATGGGAAAAAGTGACTTGGCTTTCCGTCAATTCGGATTCATCCTTTAGAGCAGACTAGAGAGTCTTGTTTGCTTCCTCATCAGTCAGTCTGGAGAAGGAAGTTCCGCTATTCGGAAGT
This window encodes:
- the LOC130994950 gene encoding uncharacterized mitochondrial protein AtMg00810-like, with the protein product MGKMNFFLGLQVKQTDEGILINQSKYMKKLINKFGAQYLKTVKIPMNTNWKVDPGNEEKSVSSTKYREIIGFLLYLTASRPDIAFAVSVCVRYQSDPNEAHMDAAKRISRYLKGIPNIE